The Rhinolophus sinicus isolate RSC01 linkage group LG15, ASM3656204v1, whole genome shotgun sequence region GCAGAGCGAACCCTATTTCTTGGCAAGCCTTGGGGAACTTGGTCTCATGGACTCGGGCATCTGGCTTCTGAAGAGCCTGAAGCTCGTGTGGACCCTTCTGTGTCTTTGTTACGAGTGCGGCATCCTTCCCGACCCACCAGGCATGCTGGGCGCCTCTCCTTCCCAGCCTCCGTTggccccttccccccccccccagtgtcaATTTTACTTCTTGGTTTTTATCAAATTTGCCACGACATTGCATCTTGGTGGTCTGAATATTAAAGCTCTTCATTTTGGGGTGAGGGGAGCCATCTGCCTGAGGGGCGAGCTCCCAGGGCAGTTCTGGTGGAGGCCGGGACGATGGATGAGCACTGACACTGGCACAGCCTCCGTGGCCCCTGCCCACTCCAGGCTGCAGCCAGGGCCTCAGGACCCCGCCCCTGCCCTGGCTGCCTGGTTCAGAACCGGCGGTTGCGATGGCCCTGGGGCTCGTGGTCCACCCTGCCATCCCGGTGCCCCTTTTCTGAGCAGTGTTACAAGTCTCCCCTGAGGCTCGCTCCACGCGGAGCAATGGGACATTGCCCGGCTATGGGCTGTGTTTTCCTTCTTGGTGCCACTGGACTCCGTCTTCACAGTTGGGGGTCTGAGGAAGCAGGAGGGTGACCCCACGGGTACCTTGGCCGGTCCTACCACCCAGAGCCAGCTCCCAGACACATTTCCCTTCCACAACGCCATCCTGAGAACTCGTCAGCCCCAAGTTCAGGTTCGACATAGGGCTGAGAGGTGCCTTCTGCACCTTGGCAGCTGTAATTCTGGCTCTCGGAGAACTGGAGGATCATGggactggctgtggtggggaggggattCACAGCTCACTGGGCTACTTGAATGTACCCAAGTCACTTGTCCCAGCTGAGCTGATCACATACCCAAACTCAAATGCAGGTTTGGGAGGAGGGCGGGGTGGTCGTGTGGTCCGAGGGCACACTTGGCATGTGTCATGCTGAGGATTCTGCGCTCGGACCCAGGGCTACTCAGCCGGGAGCCAGCAGGCCTGGGGAGCAGCCCTGTGTGCCTGAGTTTGGGACCAGTAAGATGTGCCACTGCCTGACTGTCACCTGCCACGTTCAGACCCTGCTTGGGCAAAGAGCCACAGACAGAACAGCTGTGGGGGAGGCCACAGGGGGCCCTTCCTGCAGGGGGCCACgatctctcccttccccccccccccgctcctcGCAGTGACCTTGAGCACGTGTGCACACAGGCATtcatgcgtgcatgtgtgtgtgtgtgtatgtgcacatgtgtgttcTGAATGTTCCTTCCCCAGGCAGTGGGTCTCTTATCAGGAGCCCCACTCCGGGTGGGTCAGCTGCCTGGTATCAGACACCCCAGAGCAGCTTCTATCTCTGATGGGCACCAGGCGCCCTGCTGAGCAAACCCAAGGCCAGCAGTGGGTGTCACTGGGCAGTGCCTGGGCCTGGCAGGACTCCGCCCAGACCCCCAGCCTCCAGTCCAGTTTCTCCTGGGCAGTGTCCTGTGTCACAGAGGTGGGAGGGGTCTGGGCCCAGGTCCTGTCAGAGTTCATGGAAGCTCTGCCCAGGGAGGTCAGGTCCTAGAGGCCCTTGAGCCACCCCAGTGGGTGGACCCCACCTGCAGCTGTCCAGGCACACTGACTGGACCCATGGGGAGGGCACCGCCCCCACTTCTgtgcccctcctcctcctcccctcttcctccctccttcaggCCTGGGTTCTTACCTCGCACGCCTGGCCTGACTGCGCCCCCTCCCAATAGAGAGCGCGCGGAGGGTGGCCCCAGCGGAGGCGGATCCGAGAGGCGGGACGCCAGAGAGCTCAGAATCCGTAGGCCGAGCGGACCAGGCGCCTCCCCCGCGGACAAGCTTTCGTCCCTGGCCCGGTAGTCTGCGCCATCCCCGCGTCCCTCCCCGTGTTCCCTGGTCCCTGTGTCCCCCACCTTTATGGAGCAGCTGCTGCGGGCAGAGCTGCGCACCGCGACCCTTCGCCCCTTTGGGAGCCCGGGCGCTGGCTGCATCAGCGAGGGGCGCGCCTATGACACCGACGCGGGCCCTGTGTTTGTCAAGGTCAACCACAGGACGCAGGTGCGGGGGCTGGAGCGTGGTAAGGGGTTGGGAGGAAAGAGGGtggagagagaggtgggaagaggggcgggggtgggcagagagggagggggtgggtaAGGGAGGATGGGGTGCTGGGCGCGAGGGCATCAGTTGAGGGGGCACCCGGCGAGGAGTCCCTTCCTAGGCCTGGCGTCGCTGCCTGGGGTCAGCCTGCAGCCTTGGAGCTGACAGCTGCAGGACCAGCAGGGCCCAGGCATATTCTGAGGGATCAGGGGTTTCATCAGCTGTAGGATATATTCTAGCTGCCTTGCAcctgagtttttgttgtttggtttaaTTTCTGTACCCATCAAGCACCAGGGAGGTACAGCTTGGAGTGGCTTGGAGTCGTGGCTGCTTCTGCCAAATCCCTGGCCCCAGCTCTGGGCTTGGCTTTCCTGCAGCAGCTGCCTGTGCTCCTCagcaggtgggggcaggcaggaaggggccaggaccccccccccccgaaagACCCCCAAAGACCAGGCTTGCGTCCCTGTATTTGGACCTGGTTTCCATGGCCTGCTGACACTATTTCTGTTAAATATATGTGGAAACTACAGCACTTTACAAGTGGAGGACGTTAGCCATAGTGTGTGCAGCGGCCCTGACAGCAGGCCGCTCAGTGCCACTCCCCTTGGGCTGTGCGGGCCAGCCTCTGTGGGGGCGGCAGTGGTGGGGAGTGCCTGGCTGTGGGCTGGAGGGAACCCAGCGAGACCCCTCCTGGTCCCCTGCAGCACTGCCCACGTGTGTGGTGCCCAGGGGTGGGACTGGCCCAGCATCGCTGCTCTGTGGGCATCGGGACTGGCGAGGAGTCCGATTTCAGAACCAGAATCCCTTAGTGTGCTAGCCCCACCCTCGGAGAAGAAGTTTTAGGTTCTCCCTGGCCCCTGGAACCTTCCCAGCTGGACCCTGAAAGCCCCTCCAGGATGGGACCCTTCACCCTTGAGACCCTCAGCAGGGGCTCAAAGAACGCATGACAGCAGGTGACAACAGGGGACAAGTGTGGCCCTCCCTGCTTCTGGGACGCTCCCTGCTTCCTGGACACCTTGCCTCATTTCCCCCTCTGGCGCTTAGAATTAAAGGATGAATTTTTTGCTATGTGGACAGAGGCGCTTGGACTCCTTCCCAGGTTTGGGTCTCTAGCCCAAGGTGCTCACAAAACACATCAACAAGCACGTTTTTAACTGAGGCAGAGTGTCTCTAGGTGACAGTCCGCCTAATTTAAAGTTGGGGTATTTGTGGGAAATGATTTAGAAATGGGAAGCTCCTGGGGCCCAGTGGAGGCTGTTATCCTGCTTTGGGGCGGGTGCAGGGCTGCTTtgcagcccccaggccctgctgggtGTTTGCCTCAGGGGGCCCTGGAATGGAGGCCTGGCCCAGCCACCTGGGGCCTCCCAGTCCCAGTCCCTGGGGCAAGCCACCCCAGGCCACCCTAGGCCTCTCCTCCCTTTGCTGTGATTGCTTGAGGCAGTGAAGGGGGCAGGCAACCTGGAAGCGTctcaggcccagcccagcccctccagTGACCCAGGCTCCCACCACCCCTGGCATCTCGCAGCACCCCACAGTGCCCCAGCACCCCCGgaacctccctccctctcagagcAAGTGCTCCCTGCAGGGGCGTCAGCAGCCTACCCACCCCCAGCGCCAGCTCAGCCTCAGCCTTGCAGCTCCACCCATCCTGGTCCTGTGTCCTATGTGCAGGGGCCACGTCACAGCCACTCTCTGAGGGGCCGGTGCCTTGCTCCCCAGCCCGTTTTCAGTAACTGACAGCCCTGGGTGCTTGTGTCCCCTCATGGTGGCTTCTGTCCAGCCTGGCTGTAGAGGCCCCTGCTGGAGCCAGAGCTCATGGTGTGTTCTGGTGCAGGCCCGGCAGATGTTTGAGGGGGAGCTGGCCAGCCTGGAGGCCCTCCGGAGCACGGGCCTGGTGAGGGCGCCGCGTCCCATCAAGGTGTTCGACCTGCCAGGAGGCGGGGCTGCCTTTGTGATGGAGTATCTGAAGATGAGGGGCTTGAGCAGGTGAGAATGTGTGCGTGCACgggtgcgtgtgtgcgtgtgtgtgtgtacatgtaggCACATgtggggtgtgcatgtgtgtgcatgtaggcACATgtggggtgtgcgtgtgtgtgcgtgcatgtagGCACATgtggggtgtgcgtgtgtgtgcatgtaggcACATGtggggtgtgcgtgtgtgcatgtagGCACATGTGgggtgtgcgtgcgtgcatgtagGCACATGTGGGGTGTACGTGTGAGTATGTGTGGCAGCGATCCCACCTGCCACTCTCAATGGTGACCAGCAGCCCTTACTTTCTGGTGTGCGACTGGTTTTAGGTAAGTTTGGCTCCAGTGAAGCCACAGCAAATAAGTGTGTTTGAACTGCCCGTTGCCTGTGGTGCAGAGTGCACCTGCCCCAGCTCGAGTTTGGCACAGTGGCCTCTGGTCTAGGAATCACCTGAGGTCCTTAAAGGTATGTgtattcactgtaaaaaaaatagGTGGAAATACAAACTCATGTAAAGAAGACATAAAGCCACCCATAATTCCAGCAACAGGGACCAGCCACCACTGACGTTTTCATGTGTGATTATCATCCTTGTCTTTTGAAAAAAGTGTGCCTCAAtttttgggggtgacattggctaaTAACGTTctgtaggtttcaggtgtacagcttcgTCCCACACCGCGGCACGCCCCGTGTGCGCCCAGCCAGAGGCTGGCCGCGGTCTGTTGCCGTGTattgaccccctttgccctctttgtccttcccccacccccgcccctctgGTCTGGTCTTTTTCTTATATGTGGTTTGCATCTGTTCTCCCCAAAACGGGGAGCTGGCTTTTTACCTAACACGACCTTCTGCGCATGTGTCCCCACGTCCCCGCAGCTGCAAGTTCTTTGCGCAGCCCCTCTGCTTTCCCTCGCGCGGTGACTGGAGGCTGCTCCATGTCTTGGAAAGCGTCGTTGCCTGCAgttcatttctcagtttttagAGCATGGGCAGTCATTTTTAGGGTATTTCAGACGTTTCTAAAACTGGAGCATGCTAGCCGGTTGTTTCTGACTTGAATGGGCTGCATTTCTCCTTTCCCCAGCCAGGCAGCGAAACTCGGGGACCAGGTCGCGGACTTGCACCTGTATAACCAGAAGCTCAGGGAcaagtggaggaaggaggagcacacagtaggtgcgTTCAGGCGCTTTTGTGCGCCCcgggaggggctggggggaggcgCCTCAGGACCCTTGGGCTGTGCACCATCTCCCTCCGCACACGCAGTGAAAacaaggttgctagatggggatTTTGGTGGAGCCGACAGACACGTAGGATTGGCCCACGAGTCCTCTACCCCCGCCCTGCCATCCAGAGTGCTGAGGCGGGAGTGGCCGGCTCATCGCTAGCCCTAGCCCGGTGTGGTTCCTCTGCCCACCAGCATTCCAGCAGTGCAGCCCAGGCCTGTCCTGGCACCCGCCTGCCCTCTGCTGGGTCTGGCATTTCCAAGAAAGATGACATCTCTTCCTGTTGACAGGCCGGAGGGCTGAGGGCGGTGAGCCCCAGTATGTGACCAAGTTTGGCTTCCACACGGTGACATGCTGTGGCTTCATCCCGCAGGTGAGTGCCTGGGTGAGGGTGCCCTGCTTAGCTGATGGCCATTCCCAAGGACCCTATGCTGGGCAGCCAGCCCTGTCTGTGCCAGCATGCCAGTCCCCTAGGCACCAGGAAGACTGACCGCCTGGTTTCTGAAAGTGGACAGTGAGTTGTgatacctggggtggggggctcgGGGGTGCAGGCAGAAGAGCAGcaaagcagagggaaaagcagTTGCAAAGGCCACGTTTCCAGAGGGCATGTGATGAAGGGTGGCGGGTGGTGACTGAAGCAGTGTGTGAGGTCAGGGTTTAGGTCCTGGCTGCTGCATCCCTCGCCTGGAGC contains the following coding sequences:
- the FN3K gene encoding fructosamine-3-kinase, with amino-acid sequence MEQLLRAELRTATLRPFGSPGAGCISEGRAYDTDAGPVFVKVNHRTQARQMFEGELASLEALRSTGLVRAPRPIKVFDLPGGGAAFVMEYLKMRGLSSQAAKLGDQVADLHLYNQKLRDKWRKEEHTVGRRAEGGEPQYVTKFGFHTVTCCGFIPQVNEWQDDWSTFFIRHRLQAQLDLIEKDYGDREACELWSQLQVTIPDLFCGLEIVPALLHGDLWSGNVAEDDSGPIIYDPASFYGHSEFELAIALMFGGFPRSFFTAYYQKMPKAPGFDKRLLVYHLFNYLNHWNHFGREYRSPTLSTMRKLLK